The sequence GAGCCCACCTCATCCTCTGTCTGCACCACCCCGATGCTCACATCTCCATAGCCCAGCTCTACAAGACGTGGGGGAGCTACAGGCAGATCAATCTGCTGCGCATTCCCTGCAGCCCATGAGCCAACGCCCATCTGAAGGGCTCTGTTCCCATACATAAATCCATTTTGGGTCATTTATGCTGGGCAGTTCCAGGCCTCAGCCTCAGCCCTCACCTTGTGGATGTGTGAGGAGATGTCCTCGTTCCTAATGATGACGAGCAGCCAGTTGGTGTCCCGGTGTTTCGTTTTGCAGAAGCTCAGAGGTTCAATCTCCACGTGGCCATCTTTCTTCAGCAAcatctgaaagagaaattgTTACGTGTTTGTAGAAGAAACATCTTCACAATTGTGCAAGAGCCAGCTGTGATGGTTCCTGATTGTAGAGCATGAGAGCTTCTCAGGCTGAATATTAGGGAAAAATTCTtagagtggtgaggcacaggaacaggctgctcagggaggaaTCACTGTCTCTGAAAGTGCCAaaggaatgtggagatgtggcacttggggacatggtcggtgggcacggtggggttggggttggacttggtgatcttagaggtcttttccaaccttaacgattctatgattctctttaGGGACATGTTTTAGTGGGCACGGTGATGACGGGCTGATGTTGGACTTGATCCAACCTCAGTAATTCTCCTTCTGCCCTTGGCTTTGACCCGAAAGCCTCCCATCCCCATCCAACCATTACCTTCACCCTTGCAAAGAAGGGTTCCTCTCCTGTCTCCACCAGGTAGAACATCCCAGGCTGCCTGCACGCCTCCTCGGCCACGCTGCGCAGGCGGAACTGCAGCGTGCTGCACAGGTCTGTGATCACATCCTCAAAGGCAGCAGTCCTCCTGGGGTGGGACGTGCAGCGCCGAGTGCTGATGGTCTCCCCGTGTGCCAAACCCTTCCCTCTGCTCTCACCCTCTGTGTCAACCCTATTCAGCATCACCCTATTGAACTCTGCGTACTCATCGAGGATAACTGAGATGTCCCCACGGGAGTCCTTCAGTTTATTCTCATATTTCAGCTTGCTGAGATGGAAaggggctgcacagccctggTTTGAGGAGCTGGCTCTACTCCTCTGCCACCAGCAGGTGTCCCACGATGGAGTGCAATGGGAGGGGTCCCTGTGGTGGCTGCATTGCTGGTGGGATCTGAGGCCACGTGGCCATGTGTCCGAGGGCAGGATTGTCACTTGCAAAGGGCTCCTGCTTCGCAGGGAGTGAGAGGCAGGAGCTCCTCGCACAGACGATGGCTGGGGAGAGCAGTCTCTAGGAAAAATGGAGGTAGAAAGGGGTGGTGTCCCACTCCTTAGGGTCTGTTTTAGCTTATAATGGAAACGGAGGTGCTCCATGTCCAAAGTGTGCTGGGTGATTTCTTCAAAACCCCTCCACGTCCCCATCAGTGACTCCAGCAAATGAGCCTGCCCCTGTGAGCTTCCCATCCTGCCCGGGCATTTTGTGGTGACCGTGAAGTTCAGGTAATCCCTGGAGATCCCCCAGCTGTCCGTGATATTGACATAGGGTGGCATGTGCCTGCTGCTGGTATTCCATTTGCTGGTGGGCCACCAGCAGCCCTCCTCAGTGCTCAGCGATCCCCACTCCTCACTGCATCCCTCTGAGCACCTTGAGCTCATGGAGGATGAGGAATTGCAGTCAGTCCTTGTGGCAACCATGGACTTTAAGCAGTGGCAACCCCTGGGTGTAAGAAGGGGGTGAGCAGCGCGTCCCAAGTGCTTCTCCCAGTCTGAGTCACTGGAGGAGGACCTGTAAGATGGATCTTCCCAGCTCAAACCCACACATttctctgtgctggggaagcGTTTTGCCTTCAGGAGAGCATCCAAAATGTCCCCAGTGTCACTAACCTCTAAGCTCTCTCCAGAGTTTGCACATAGCAGCGATGTTGGCACTGACAGAACAGGGATTTCTCCCTCTTCCAACTCTTCATCAGCACAGTTTGGATCAGCCAACACAGCAGAGTCACCCTGGCTGCACAAAGACCCAGGCTCTTCCATGGGCATGAACTCCCCTGGTCTAAATGATGCAGGGGCGGCaggggggatgctgcttcctCCCTCGCACTCCTCAGGGCTCCCGGGGCAGGCACACCTGCTGTCAGCATCTGATGGTAGCTGTCCCATGCAGCTGGAGCTTGGGACAGTATCTTGAGCACGAGTTGGACTCATTTTGGGGTCCATGCCCAAGACTGGGTCTGGTTCAGTCTTGTGGCCATGCAGAGGAGAACAAGGCCTCAATCTTGGCTCTCCAGGTGTGAGTATATCCAGAGGAGAGCTCTCTGCAGGCTCTGCATGGCACAGCCCCAAGTCCTTCTTCACTCCTCCTGCACACTCAGGCTTCAAGGAGTCATCCAGTGCTGGGTTCTCAGCAGCCACACACTGCTCTACAGCAGCCACTGTCTTGCAGGGCTTTCCATGTGGGCACAGATCTGATTCCTGCTCACTTTGCTCTAATAAGCAGCAATGGGGGTCTGCAGCAGTACTGTGAGGAGAAGGGTCCTGATGGGGGGAAGACAGGGATGGGCTGTTTGGAGagctctgctggtgctgggCCACAGTGAGAGGTGATATATCACCAACAGGCTCTCTCATTGAGGAGGAACAATCTGATTCTAACAGGTCACAAAGAGAGGTCTTCAGCTCCTGTGGTGCACCAGCTGCGCTTGTTTCATTGCTCCTAGGGGGCTTCTCTGCACAGAGGCACAcatcagtgcttgcctcagtGTCAGAACCACCTGCCCAGgctgcacagctgaaggcaaagcCATCACATGCTCCCAAGGGCTCATCCAGCACATCTGTGTGGTTGGCAGAAGGACTGCCATGCTGTCTTTGATCCAAAACCTCGTTCTGGTCTGGGTGCGACTCACCAGCGTTCAGCAATGTGAGCTCAGTGCTAACATCACCTGCACACCTTTGAGAAAGGCTCCCTCCTGGGCCACTCCTTGATGGAGTCTGGAGGAGTGCCTGGAGGAGAGCTGTGGCCACTTGGTCCTCTGGAGCAGCCCCCACATCAGTTCCTCCATCAAAGCAGACAGAACTGGCATCAGGGGACAGGGTTAGGAAGGGTTCCTGGCCTCGTGGTGACTCAGGGCCAGCTGTGCAGGCAACTTTGCTCCCAGCAAGCACCCATGTTTCTGCAGAGGGCGCACGATCCTCATCTTTCTGTTCCAATCCATCCCTGAGCATCTCGCTGGCAGACTGGCAGCTGCTCATAATGGTAACCCCACGGACAAGGCTCAGAATGGGGGACAATGGCAGCACTGACACGGGGCCGTCTGCATGTGCCAAACCAACACCATTTGTCTCTGCACTTGGGGTGACCACGGTCCCCCAAGGCTCTTGCAGTGCACCCAGGCTGAGGGCTGCATCACTAGAAAGTCCTTGAGGTCCGGCCCCAGTCCCACCTGATGGCACTGGCACTGATCCATTCTCACAGGGTAACACAGAGGCAGTGGGGATGGACATAGGGCCATCTCCAGGAATGCCAAAGTCCTTTGGAGGTGCTGAATTCACCAGCTCTACGTCACCTCTTTCTGAAAACGCTAAATCAACAGGTCTTGCGAACGTGCTTTCATTTTCCAagtcttctttctctctttttccctcctccaccttttcctcctctttttccatCTGTCCTATGGGGTCTTGTGATTCCCTCTCTTCTTCACCAAATCCAATGGGGTTTGAGTGAGTTTTGAGACTTGCTTCTGAGGGCATCGAATCACAGCAACGTTGTGGTCCATCGCTGATGTCCCAGGTGCTGTCCAAACTATGTCCAGCATCTTCCATGCTCCCCCTTTCTTCAGGAGGACTGGGGCCACCGCCAGAGCACACTGCCCATCTGTTCTCTGGCTGCTCTCCACCTTCTTGCTGAGCACACAGGGCATCACTCTGGGGAGCTGGGCTGAAATTCAGAGTTTGGCCATGTGGGTTTTCCCTGCCCAGCACAACTTGGGGCTCACCAGCATCACCGAGCTCATTGGAAGGGCTGGGGATCATCCCAGCATCCATCAGCTCCTCCTTGAGTGGCTCAACCTGAAACAACATAACCCAGAGGTTAACCTTCAAGACAGGAACTGAGAAATCCCATGCATGAAGacacagacattttaaaaactcaGATTTTGTCAGTACAACCACCCCAATGGCATCTGTGGAGATAAGTTTGCCTCCCAAATAAGTCCAGTTTGAACCTTTACCCCACAGGAGTCACTGCCATGCCTACAGATAGCCAGGGAAAGGATTTGAAgctttttatcttctttataCAGTGAGGAGGCTTAAAAACAGACCAAACTGTATTGAGATCCCAATAAGGATCAATCACAAGCTGGAAAATGCCCAGAGACAGGTAGGCTTTTGAAACCCCATCTTGGGATAGTTGtggttttccttctctctcatttaAGTGTAGATTTCTAGTAAAGACCTTTAGactgataaaaaaaacaaaaactgagccatgctggatgttttttggtttgttgcTCAATAGTTTTCTCTCCAGGGTCTGGAGAAGTCCAGTGATCACGGGTTTGCTCACACCCTGGAGAGAAGATGCTTGTGTTTATGTGGCATTGAGAAAACTCATATTTACTTGCTCCAATTCCTTGGGATTCCTGCACACTGTGTTCCTGCTCTGTGTCAGTGTTGGATACAGCTTCTCTCAGAGCCCAGGGATACAGCTCAGTCTGTCAACTGGAATTGAGGCCTgaaagttttgtgttttttttttttttttttgagaactcTGAGCATGAGTGCATAGGGCAAACTGTTGAGTGACTTTCATGTATCATGCTTCAGGGTACTGAACTACCTTGCTCCAAGAGAGCTCATAGGCACACCTGCTCCATTCCTCCCACAAGAAACTACTTGCACAAAATGCATCGTGTGCCCTGCAGGCTCACAGCACCCACACCCCAAGCTCTTACTGCAGTGACAGTTGAGACGTCACGTACACACTCCTCAGTTCTGTACTTTCCAGCCAGGTTGTTCTGATCTGTGTGTTCAGTGAGGGAAGGGCTCTCTGAGCTCGTGGAGGAAGGCTCCTCCTCCCCTGAAAAGGATGATACCGTACTATCAACAACACCAGGATTCCCATCAGCATCAGTTTGAGAGTCTGCAGGGCTCTCCTCTGGGTGGAAATTGCCCTGGCAGAGAGTGCTGGGATCCAGAGAGCTGCTAGGAGTCTGGTCAGGGTCTGATCGTGAATCTGCAGGGCACGTCTCCAACTCAAAGCAATCATCACTGTCTTCACTCAGCTCAAAAAAGTCTCCGGTGCTGTTTAGTGAGACGTATTTCTTGGGGTTGCTGTGCTCCACCACCTTCCTCGTGCTGCTCAGGAGTTTGCTGGGCTTGCTGTAGAACAGAGCTACCCACATGTGAAGTATCAGCTTCATCTCTTCCACGTCATCGGGTAGATCAGAGTCCCAAGGcctggaagagaaagcaaacacaGCCTGAAGTCATGgaaccatttgagttggaagggatccttacatgtcatctagtccaactcccttgcaatgagcACAGACATCTATACGCCCTCCTCTTCCCTCTGCTTGACAAAGGTAACTCATCTCCAGTGCTAAACCTCAGTGCAGGGGGGCTGTAAGTGCTCAGCTGCATTACTTGATGTGGTTTCCAACttgaaaataagagaaactCACAGCTGCAAACGGGCACTTCTGTGCACAGCTCCAGGTACCCATTCTATCTCCAGAGGCACAGAGCTTTGACACAACAAAATGGGGCATCTCAGCATGGTGAAAAGGGCAATCATCAtacaaattaaagcaaaaaagaaaagcatagaaAACCCTAGAAAATGCTCTAGCAGGAGATGTCCCCTGCAGATGGCCTTCCAGGCTTGACTTACCCATGCAAGGCACGGATGACTGTTTTCTCCAGGGCATCATTGGTGTACCTGCTGTCCAAATGGAAGAGATACTCCTCCTCCCATTGGCACGTCACCTTCATGGACTCGCCACAGTGGTTGACCGTGTGGGATTTGGCAAAGTCCTCTTTTAGCCTTGgaggctgcaggctgctcctgcGCCTTGCCATCGTGGCCTCAAAGGGGATCTGTGGGCAGGTGCTGTTTTGGTGACGGAAGGGCAGGACTTTCCCAACCAGAGGTGCTGCTCGGGAGCTCCTGGTCCCATTTCTGGAGGGCACTGACCCAGGGTAGGGGACACCTCTGTGTTTCTTTGAGTGCTCAGGCATCAGCGAGGCATAGGAGTGCTCGGAGGAGATGAAGGAGTGTTTGTTCACCTCGGTGGCCTCCTGTGTTGTCTCCCTTGGAGGCAGCAGACATGTTTGTTGACTGTTCTTGCTGTTAAGCCCAAGGCTTTTCTCTCCAGGAATAGGGGTTGAGtcttttaattctgtttttccaaCAGGGGGAAGCTTCTGGTTTGGAGATGCTTTACTAGACGAGACAGCTGCCTTTGCAAGCTTGTCTACCCTGTGGTATTCGTGGTCGGAAGCACTGCGTGAGGACTTGGGCTTACGATGActctgctgctccttggcaGAGTCAGTGGATGAGCTGCAGGACAAAGAGATCATCCTGCTGTCCATGGAGTTAAAGGGAGGAATACAGGAACCCAGAGCCAGGTCTGCCAGCAAGTTCAAGGCATGGGACTCGTAGTCACTGCCCTTCATATCGAAAGCGTGGCCAGAGATGCTGCTGGGATAAATCTCACCCATCTGGCTGTCTGCTGCGTGGCTTTGGGAAGAAACTTCGCTTGGGAGGATGGAGAATGGATCCTTCCACtctgcattaaaagaaaaataaagagagtaAGTGGAGGTCACAGAGAGGGGGTTCAAAATGAATAGCATTTAGACAGATGCTGTGGCATCCAGCACCTCTCCAGTATCTCCGCATTAAGGACCTGTTTGTCAGGAAAAGGATGCTTCTCCAACACGAGCTTTGCACGTTCataaaaaccccaaaacctCCGTGGTATGAAGGCGATGGGTGCTGCAGAAGGATCCAGAGTTTGGATCCTGACTTCAGGAAGTGGGTGATTCTCAGAAATCAATGGCATGGGATGCAGAGATAAGAATTGTGCTAGAGTTTTATGAGTTATGTTTCATACCCTTGGGAAATGCACAGTGGGACACATCAATTGAGTGTTTTCCACTGCTAAACActcttattttgcatttttggcAGATTCTGGTGTTCAGCTTTTATGAGTTACATACAGTGATGTGGGTAGACTCCTCTGAATGAACCAAACTCAACAGCAGGACCCAGCCTACACACTGCCCACGCCAGAGAACTGGCTAGAACTGCTCCAGGAACCTCCACGTGACAGCAGAACTAATGAAAACTGCCACGTATCAGGAAGTCTGACAGCATGTGGCAATAACAGACTGAGAAAATTGGATAAACTGAGCCAAAGTGGTAAAACCAGTCTTGAAAGCCTCCACgaagagggaaaataaagacCAGAGACAAATCTGAAAAGACATCAAAGTGTGAGTGTGAGAAAACATGAGAAATTAGCAGAAAGTGTCTCTCCTGTTCCATCATTTATTTTGGCAGCCCAATATTGGTTCTCAGTTTAAAAGCAGACTCCCAGCCAGCACCTGCAGACGTTGCACTCTGGGACTATCCAAGCTGCCTCCTAAATCTACTGCAGTCTGTCTGCACAGGGTTTAACAGCCCCACTCTGGTTTTGCAGTGTAACAGACCTGACTCCAATCCAGACCTTAAGCATCAAAAGGCCTTTTGGCAGCTGCTGAATGTGCTGTTACCACTACTTGGTCGTGACCTGACAGTGATGTTGGATGGCTCTGTTTTTAAGGTAAATATTTCCATTAGGAGCAGCATTCTTACCGCTTTCTGCTGGCTTTTTGGTGTGAGGTTTTGATGGCCTGCTAGCCACGCTTTTTGTCACCTGACTCTTCACTGGCTTCGCAGTGCTTTCAGTAACAGGAGCCTTTTTCACATCCGAATTCTTCAGCATCTTTGGCCTCTTTGTTTCTGAGCCAGaactgctgggagctgaggtTCTCTTCTGGATAGGTTCAGACTGTGTTTTGTGCACAAATTCTGCAGACAGCACCTCTGCACCTGGgacaaggaaaaggaagggcATGCAAGGACTTATTCCAGATCCATCAGCTCTGAACACCCGGGAGGAACACGAGGAGACATGGCTCCTAATAAAGCCATCTATCCAAGCTGGATACCCCggagaagcagaaggaagtCAGCCCCAATTATTTAGCACTtacctcttttccttctttgaggAAACTGTAAATGGGCTAATTTAAGCATGGGCTCATTGGAGTTGGCTGTAAGCCCTGTTTTTTTAGGAAAAGAGAACGTGATGTTGACTTTCTTCTTGGTCGCTTTCCTTTTCCTACTGCTATCCCCCACAGGATGTATTTGCATCTTGAGGGGTGACCATTTCTTCCTGGAGCTTGTCACAGCAGTTCCGCTGgatttcctcttgttctgctTCTCCCACAGCTTGCTAGATGCACTCACATCTTTTGTGGGCCCTTTGCTCTGGTCCAGCCCCAGAGCAGCCTTTGGGTTTCCACCTTTTACATCAGGAGGGGTAGGGTCTGGTGGTACAGCTAAAGAGAAGTCCACTTTATGAGCAGTCTCTGAGTTGCTGCAAAGAGACTGAGCAGCACCAGCCAAGCATCCTAAGGCAGCTGACATTTCCAGAGTGTAGCTGCTGGGATTGGAGAAGTAAtgctgcagctgggagaaagACTGCTTGGAATGTCCTCTGCAGGATTTAATACCTTCATCCTTGGCTGGTGACAGGCAAGAAGAACAGGGAGCTTCAGTGTTTTGGCTGGAGGcttgctgtgtattttcttcaagCTTTGCATATTCCTGGAAGTGCTGTTTGATGCACACATTGGTACCAGGTGCATCCCCCCACGAAGAATTAGTGGCTTTCTGCAAGGCATAGCGAAGTCCAGGCAAAACAGAGGCTATTTTCAAAGAGATGTCACTAgctttcctttcacattttGGATTATGTccttcaactgaaaaaaaaaaaagaattttacttATGTTAATAAAGGATTACGTTCCCCAAATCATTTTACTATTACATGATAAGAGAACATGAAAGGCATGAGCAAGTCCCCAAAGCCAAACCACAAAAAGCTTGCCAGGGAGCAATGTCCTGTTTCAGTGGGTGCTTTGCAAGGTACAAAAGAATGGCATATAGGAAACCAAAAGTGGATAAACCAAGGATGAAAGACCCCTGGTGTATCCACGAGCTCCCTTCTGCAGGGTCACACACAGCAATCTTGTCCCCTTGCTCCAGCAATTTTTGGGAAGTCTTAACATTTAGGACACTCAGAcctctgaaaataatgaaaactctccttgccccccccccccccaggtGCCTCTGTATAAGGTCTTGGATGTGGGTGATAACAGGCTACTCAATCTAGACATGctaacaaaaccaaaccaggaAAAGCCTTCCTCCAACACCAAGACTACTTCGTTGAATGAGATGAGTATTTGGTTGTAGATGATTCCTCCCTACAGAGAACTGAACTCTCTTCACAGAGAAGTCTGCTGTCTGCATGGGGCTCGGGTGAGGGATGTTACTAGGAAACTACCCAGGCTGGAGCAGCTGTCAGACCACAATTCCTTACTGCTTTTCCACATAGGGAGAGATGAAGCACCTAAATGTGGGTCAAGGGCCATCAAAAGGAGCTTCAAGGCCTCAGGATGATGGCTAAAGGAATCGAATGCACAGATCATCTattcttctctgcctcctgtAGTGGGGAGggacacagaaacaaaccaaaggaTCTTAGCTTTAAGTAATTGGTTTTGTGACTGCAGCTGTTGCCAGAATTTTGGATTTTTTGACAATCAATTAGCCTATGTGGTACTGGGTTTGTGGGCATCAGATGGGGTTTGTCCTTCTCAAAGGGGGAGAAGGGTCCTTGGGGAAAAGCTGATGGGGCTCATCGGGAGGGCTTTAAACTTGGTTTGAAGGGAGACTGGGAGAATAGAGAGCCTTCCCATGGTAAGGTGTTTCCCCAGTCCTCATGGGCAAGgatgaggagcagagctggcacatCTTTATGGAGGCTTTCCATCTCCAAGTGTagcaagtcaggaaaggaaggcaagagaccAGCGTGGCTGAACTGgtacctgctggtcaaactgaagagcaagaagaaaatgcacaggcagtgggAACAGGGACAGGTACTGTGGGAATACTGTAAGGAAGCTGGTAGGCTGTgtagggatggggacaggaaagccaaggcccagcttgaactgaacttggcaagggatgccaagaacaagaaaggcttccACAGGTACCtcaagcagaaaaggaaagtccaggagggTGTACCCCCCCACTGAGGGATACAGGCAGAttggtaacaacagacaagaAGGCTGAGGAACTCAACAACTTTTTTGCCTTGGTCTTCTCTGATAGCTGCTCTCCACACAGCCCTCAAACATTTGGTTTGGTAGGAAGGGATTAGGGAAGCAATGTCCCTCTCACTGTGAGCGAAGCTCAGGTTTGTGACCACCTGAGgaacatccacaagtctatgggtcctgatgagatgcatcccagagtcctgagggaattggctgatgtggTCATCAAGTCACTCTCTATGATATTTGGAAAGTTGTGGTAAGCAGGTGAagaagtccctggtgactgggaaaaaggcaacatcacacccatttttaaaaaaggtaaaaaggaTGACCCTGGGAGCTACcaacctgtcagcctcacctctgtgctggggaatattatggagcagatcctcctggaaactATGTTAAGGTACATGGAAAgcagggacagactctttaggaAGGTTCTGcggtgacagaacaaggggaaatggtttcaagctcaaaaaGAGTAGATTTGGgttagatacaaggaaaaaattgtttacagtgagggtggtgaggcactggcatagcTTGTTCAGAGAtgtagtggatgccccatccctgaagacttccaaggccaggctggatcaggccctgggcaatctgacctagctgt is a genomic window of Meleagris gallopavo isolate NT-WF06-2002-E0010 breed Aviagen turkey brand Nicholas breeding stock chromosome 1, Turkey_5.1, whole genome shotgun sequence containing:
- the TASOR2 gene encoding protein TASOR 2 isoform X2, giving the protein MGERRDEAARRPGAGLYPEFRESSSLLQTAVSVLQNSYLDSTSQDGFWYSQAILVENDVFLNELKAFVQAKEAAGYSQEELEETFAFLLFDNEEEAKEVCQTGLRVNSSSISMLGDPAKGVYISRYADCLHPRPWYHGKSGFIVICKLIKGKVKVVSENYTTSYTCPSPGYDCHVAMSRSIMSSKSSPCQAFEQNQYYVYEVSDGSTAERPRQICPYIVIACQYREPKEMPILARESLPEPNHKGLYCPWRGQLSIQGQLLCNIALRTPYSSTIPAQLPHNLDINHVMDLSDLKKKLPEAAFGKRNYVENEVCFQGVYFSLYEVEISNKDQHKMDQLLENLKKKDLAIIKYLQDHGILILLTSSALAQDDGFDPKEPVSLLALFLFSSSRSMCLRVEGHNPKCERKASDISLKIASVLPGLRYALQKATNSSWGDAPGTNVCIKQHFQEYAKLEENTQQASSQNTEAPCSSCLSPAKDEGIKSCRGHSKQSFSQLQHYFSNPSSYTLEMSAALGCLAGAAQSLCSNSETAHKVDFSLAVPPDPTPPDVKGGNPKAALGLDQSKGPTKDVSASSKLWEKQNKRKSSGTAVTSSRKKWSPLKMQIHPVGDSSRKRKATKKKVNITFSFPKKTGLTANSNEPMLKLAHLQFPQRRKRGAEVLSAEFVHKTQSEPIQKRTSAPSSSGSETKRPKMLKNSDVKKAPVTESTAKPVKSQVTKSVASRPSKPHTKKPAESEWKDPFSILPSEVSSQSHAADSQMGEIYPSSISGHAFDMKGSDYESHALNLLADLALGSCIPPFNSMDSRMISLSCSSSTDSAKEQQSHRKPKSSRSASDHEYHRVDKLAKAAVSSSKASPNQKLPPVGKTELKDSTPIPGEKSLGLNSKNSQQTCLLPPRETTQEATEVNKHSFISSEHSYASLMPEHSKKHRGVPYPGSVPSRNGTRSSRAAPLVGKVLPFRHQNSTCPQIPFEATMARRRSSLQPPRLKEDFAKSHTVNHCGESMKVTCQWEEEYLFHLDSRYTNDALEKTVIRALHGPWDSDLPDDVEEMKLILHMWVALFYSKPSKLLSSTRKVVEHSNPKKYVSLNSTGDFFELSEDSDDCFELETCPADSRSDPDQTPSSSLDPSTLCQGNFHPEESPADSQTDADGNPGVVDSTVSSFSGEEEPSSTSSESPSLTEHTDQNNLAGKYRTEECVRDVSTVTAVEPLKEELMDAGMIPSPSNELGDAGEPQVVLGRENPHGQTLNFSPAPQSDALCAQQEGGEQPENRWAVCSGGGPSPPEERGSMEDAGHSLDSTWDISDGPQRCCDSMPSEASLKTHSNPIGFGEEERESQDPIGQMEKEEEKVEEGKREKEDLENESTFARPVDLAFSERGDVELVNSAPPKDFGIPGDGPMSIPTASVLPCENGSVPVPSGGTGAGPQGLSSDAALSLGALQEPWGTVVTPSAETNGVGLAHADGPVSVLPLSPILSLVRGVTIMSSCQSASEMLRDGLEQKDEDRAPSAETWVLAGSKVACTAGPESPRGQEPFLTLSPDASSVCFDGGTDVGAAPEDQVATALLQALLQTPSRSGPGGSLSQRCAGDVSTELTLLNAGESHPDQNEVLDQRQHGSPSANHTDVLDEPLGACDGFAFSCAAWAGGSDTEASTDVCLCAEKPPRSNETSAAGAPQELKTSLCDLLESDCSSSMREPVGDISPLTVAQHQQSSPNSPSLSSPHQDPSPHSTAADPHCCLLEQSEQESDLCPHGKPCKTVAAVEQCVAAENPALDDSLKPECAGGVKKDLGLCHAEPAESSPLDILTPGEPRLRPCSPLHGHKTEPDPVLGMDPKMSPTRAQDTVPSSSCMGQLPSDADSRCACPGSPEECEGGSSIPPAAPASFRPGEFMPMEEPGSLCSQGDSAVLADPNCADEELEEGEIPVLSVPTSLLCANSGESLEVSDTGDILDALLKAKRFPSTEKCVGLSWEDPSYRSSSSDSDWEKHLGRAAHPLLTPRGCHCLKSMVATRTDCNSSSSMSSRCSEGCSEEWGSLSTEEGCWWPTSKWNTSSRHMPPYVNITDSWGISRDYLNFTVTTKCPGRMGSSQGQAHLLESLMGTWRGFEEITQHTLDMEHLRFHYKLKQTLRSGTPPLSTSIFPRDCSPQPSSVRGAPASHSLRSRSPLQVTILPSDTWPRGLRSHQQCSHHRDPSHCTPSWDTCWWQRSRASSSNQGCAAPFHLSKLKYENKLKDSRGDISVILDEYAEFNRVMLNRVDTEGESRGKGLAHGETISTRRCTSHPRRTAAFEDVITDLCSTLQFRLRSVAEEACRQPGMFYLVETGEEPFFARVKMLLKKDGHVEIEPLSFCKTKHRDTNWLLVIIRNEDISSHIHKVPCLLRLKHCPNVVFAGVDSPEDITDQTYQELFHTGGFVVSDNEVLETVTLGQLKEVVKVLEKLNRSGRWKWFLHYKESKKLRENVRVDANAHRKNLILKSCQDLIEVLHYHACDSSSSSRSEYMKCLLNLQVQHVSARFAVYLTEKPSISRDVFENKGILVANISTFLGMAQKVAVPFRRSCW